The following coding sequences are from one Musa acuminata AAA Group cultivar baxijiao chromosome BXJ1-6, Cavendish_Baxijiao_AAA, whole genome shotgun sequence window:
- the LOC135677535 gene encoding putative RING-H2 finger protein ATL53, translated as MVGIKPSSFTRLKCDKKAMETTPVHGHADWVESWRNPPRAYHTFVFTLGDFLHQTSRRRAISTVLLRAGVYGYDICFAGRMERQLVAFCNDLVETAFNSGNGIEMIVDVHLAHFPSDEETSSDVEGVGEDGDFGGIPASTDAVKELAVVKYERGGDVREESCIICFEEFDEGVEVTRMPCKHAFHGGCLTRWLESSHVCPLCRHAIPASADP; from the exons ATGGTAGGAATTAAGCCGAGTTCATTCACACGGTTGAAGTGCGACAAGAAGGCGATGGAGACGACTCCTGTCCATGGCCATGCCGATTGG GTCGAGTCGTGGAGGAACCCCCCCCGTGCCTACCACACCTTTGTCTTCACTCTCGGCGACTTCCTCCACCAAACATCTCGCCGCCGGGCGATCTCGACCGTTCTCTTACGCGCCGGCGTCTATGGTTATGACATCTGCTTCGCCGGACGGATGGAGAGACAACTCGTTGCCTTCTGCAATGATCTAGTCGAGACGGCTTTCAACTCTGGCAACGGGATCGAGATGATCGTGGATGTACATTTGGCCCACTTCCCGAGCGATGAGGAAACTTCTTCGGACGTCGAAGGCGTCGGCGAGGACGGGGATTTCGGTGGCATCCCGGCGTCGACGGACGCGGTGAAGGAGCTGGCGGTGGTGAAGTACGAGCGTGGAGGAGATGTCAGAGAGGAGAGTTGCATCATCTGCTTCGAGGAGTTCGACGAGGGCGTGGAGGTGACGCGGATGCCATGCAAGCACGCCTTCCATGGCGGCTGTCTCACTCGATGGTTGGAGAGCAGCCACGTGTGTCCTCTCTGCCGACACGCCATACCTGCTTCTGCTGATCCCTGA